One Vibrio penaeicida DNA segment encodes these proteins:
- a CDS encoding efflux RND transporter periplasmic adaptor subunit, which produces MKKWTFFMLLISILLFGSVIGFNMYKQDMIAEYLANRPEPEFPVTVTEVTAVDWVPTIEAIGFIEPNQGVTLTTETNGVINKIQFESGTTVKDNQVLLTLDSEVEQANLKSAKAKLPAAQAKYKRYAGLYKKGSVSKEAYDDAQAAYLSLSADIESLKASIDRREIKAPFAGVVGIRNVYLGQYLQPGTDIVRLEDTSVMRLRFTVPQTDISRIHIGQTVDIKVDAYPENSFQGSISAIEPAVSVQSGLVQVQADIPNNDGQLRSGMFARADIILPKLTDQVSLPQTAITFTLYGDNVYILSDEDGVQRVKQHVVKVGERTEHIAHILEGVKPGDVVVTSGQVRLSNGAKVRIVESDATNPPAETPML; this is translated from the coding sequence ATGAAAAAGTGGACTTTCTTTATGTTACTTATCTCAATCCTGCTTTTCGGCAGTGTGATAGGTTTCAATATGTATAAGCAAGACATGATCGCTGAGTATCTGGCAAACAGACCAGAACCAGAGTTCCCTGTTACCGTCACTGAAGTTACGGCTGTTGATTGGGTTCCGACCATTGAAGCAATCGGCTTCATTGAACCAAACCAAGGCGTGACACTTACAACAGAAACCAATGGTGTAATCAATAAGATTCAATTTGAATCTGGCACTACAGTTAAAGATAACCAAGTTCTTCTTACTTTGGATTCTGAAGTTGAGCAAGCCAACCTAAAAAGTGCGAAAGCAAAATTACCTGCAGCTCAAGCAAAATATAAACGTTATGCTGGTTTGTATAAGAAAGGCTCTGTATCGAAAGAAGCTTATGATGATGCACAAGCTGCGTATTTATCTCTTTCTGCAGATATTGAGAGCTTAAAAGCGTCTATCGATCGCCGTGAAATCAAAGCACCGTTTGCAGGTGTTGTCGGCATCCGAAATGTTTACTTAGGTCAATACCTACAACCGGGAACGGATATTGTACGTCTTGAAGACACCAGTGTTATGCGCCTTCGCTTTACCGTTCCACAAACGGATATTTCACGTATTCACATAGGTCAAACTGTTGATATTAAAGTTGACGCCTACCCAGAAAATTCCTTCCAAGGCTCCATCAGTGCTATAGAGCCTGCCGTCAGCGTACAAAGTGGCTTGGTACAAGTTCAGGCGGACATTCCAAATAACGATGGTCAACTTCGTAGTGGTATGTTTGCTCGTGCCGACATCATTTTGCCAAAACTCACCGATCAGGTTTCCTTGCCTCAAACCGCAATCACTTTCACCTTATACGGTGACAATGTGTACATCCTGTCTGACGAAGATGGTGTACAGCGAGTGAAGCAACACGTTGTAAAAGTGGGTGAACGTACCGAGCACATCGCTCATATATTAGAAGGGGTAAAACCTGGAGATGTAGTGGTGACTTCTGGTCAGGTTCGTTTAAGCAACGGCGCTAAAGTTCGTATCGTGGAAAGCGATGCAACGAATCCGCCTGCTGAAACACCAATGCTGTAA
- a CDS encoding TetR/AcrR family transcriptional regulator, protein MNVHSHLSNAYMPGEKQIGNDKRLKILRAAENLLAEEGFHGISMQKIAQLAGVAAGTIYRHFDDKDHLLIELRLMVSQRIADVVQANVDNDMPLKQRFRIMWLNIWHLACTEGSTLCNRTQYESLPTPAHVNIRELERKMFAKVEQMFTEGKQQGVLKPLDNPILSGLSLEVGVTLARKHALGIFQLNDDALEAAIEASWDAIVQH, encoded by the coding sequence ATGAACGTTCATTCACATTTGAGTAATGCATATATGCCCGGTGAAAAGCAGATTGGTAACGATAAGCGATTGAAGATATTGCGAGCTGCAGAAAACTTGCTCGCAGAGGAAGGCTTTCATGGCATATCAATGCAAAAGATTGCACAATTAGCAGGTGTTGCCGCTGGAACCATTTATCGCCATTTCGATGATAAAGACCATTTATTGATTGAATTAAGGCTCATGGTTTCTCAGCGTATCGCTGATGTTGTGCAAGCCAACGTAGATAATGACATGCCTCTGAAACAACGTTTTCGCATTATGTGGCTCAACATCTGGCATTTGGCCTGCACGGAAGGGAGCACGCTTTGCAATCGGACTCAATACGAATCTCTTCCTACGCCTGCTCATGTGAATATTAGGGAACTTGAACGAAAAATGTTTGCCAAAGTGGAGCAAATGTTCACGGAAGGTAAACAACAAGGGGTGCTCAAGCCTTTGGATAACCCCATTTTATCTGGTCTTAGTTTGGAAGTAGGCGTCACGCTTGCTCGCAAACATGCCTTAGGGATCTTTCAACTCAATGATGATGCATTAGAAGCGGCGATTGAAGCCAGCTGGGATGCCATTGTTCAACACTAA
- the rep gene encoding DNA helicase Rep: MKLNPRQDEAVKYVSGPCLVLAGAGSGKTRVITNKIAYLVQQCDYKARNIAAVTFTNKAAREMKERVGQTLGKHESKGLMVSTFHTLGLNIIRREYKALGLKAGFSLFDDQDQLALLKELTEKQIDGDKDLLRSLLSHISNWKNDMLSPAQAIERARGEQEQLFGHCFDMYQKQMKAYNALDFDDLIALPVFLLKSNEDVRQRWQSRIRYLLVDEYQDTNTSQYELVRLIVGERGRLTVVGDDDQSIYSWRGAKPQNLVLLGEDYPNLRLIKLEQNYRSTSRILRSANILIANNPHVYEKKLFSEIPDGEMLKVLTAKNEEHEAEKITGELIAHKFLNRTDYKDYAILYRGNHQSRLIEKSLMQNRVPYKISGGTSFFARSEIKDIMAYLRVLVNPDDDNAFLRIVNTPRREIGPVTLEKLGSYANMRGKSLFEASFELGLEQHLTGRGLENLRKFVQWVVAISDNAERGNTVEAVRSLVRDIHYEDWLYETSPSPKAAEMRMKNVSDLYSWIVADLEGDNYDNEEKTLKEVVQRLTLRDMMERGEDDDDADQVQLMTLHASKGLEFPYVYLLGAEEGILPHQTSIDEENVEEERRLMYVGITRAQKELTFTMCRERRQYGELIKPQHSRFLDELPFDDVEWEQAKKKVSQEERMEKGQAHIANLKAMFKK; this comes from the coding sequence ATGAAGCTGAACCCCAGACAAGATGAAGCCGTGAAATACGTATCAGGTCCCTGCTTGGTACTGGCAGGCGCTGGCTCTGGTAAAACTCGAGTTATTACCAACAAAATTGCTTACTTGGTTCAGCAGTGTGACTACAAGGCGCGGAATATTGCGGCGGTAACCTTTACCAATAAAGCCGCTCGTGAAATGAAAGAGCGTGTTGGTCAAACTTTGGGTAAGCATGAGTCAAAAGGGTTAATGGTTTCAACGTTCCACACGCTGGGTTTAAACATCATTCGTCGAGAATACAAAGCGTTGGGATTAAAAGCGGGCTTTTCTCTGTTTGACGATCAAGACCAGTTAGCGTTATTAAAAGAGCTCACTGAAAAACAGATCGATGGCGATAAAGATTTACTCCGTTCCTTGCTGAGCCATATTTCTAACTGGAAGAACGACATGCTTTCACCTGCTCAAGCTATTGAACGAGCTAGAGGGGAGCAAGAGCAATTGTTTGGGCACTGCTTTGATATGTATCAGAAGCAAATGAAAGCCTACAACGCATTGGACTTTGACGATCTTATTGCGCTGCCAGTTTTTTTGCTGAAATCGAACGAAGACGTCCGTCAACGCTGGCAAAGTCGTATTCGCTATTTGCTGGTCGATGAATACCAAGACACCAACACCAGTCAGTATGAACTGGTTCGTTTAATTGTCGGTGAGCGTGGTCGATTGACCGTGGTAGGCGACGATGATCAGTCTATCTATTCATGGCGCGGGGCAAAACCTCAGAACCTCGTGTTATTGGGGGAAGATTACCCCAACCTTCGCCTAATCAAACTAGAGCAAAACTATCGTTCAACCAGCAGAATTCTGCGTAGTGCGAACATCTTGATTGCCAATAATCCGCACGTTTATGAAAAAAAGCTGTTCTCTGAAATACCAGATGGCGAAATGCTCAAGGTACTGACCGCAAAGAATGAAGAGCATGAAGCGGAAAAGATCACGGGTGAACTGATTGCGCATAAATTCCTGAACAGAACCGATTACAAAGACTACGCGATTTTGTACCGCGGCAATCATCAATCTAGGTTGATTGAAAAATCGCTGATGCAAAACCGAGTGCCTTATAAGATTTCTGGTGGTACTTCCTTTTTTGCTCGTTCAGAAATCAAAGACATCATGGCTTACCTTCGTGTTCTCGTGAATCCAGATGACGATAATGCTTTTTTGCGAATCGTAAACACCCCAAGACGAGAAATTGGTCCGGTCACATTAGAGAAATTGGGTAGCTACGCCAACATGCGAGGAAAAAGCCTGTTTGAAGCCAGCTTTGAACTTGGGCTGGAGCAGCACCTCACTGGTCGTGGTTTGGAAAACCTGCGTAAGTTTGTGCAATGGGTGGTCGCGATATCCGACAATGCAGAGCGAGGCAATACGGTTGAGGCAGTGCGTTCACTGGTGAGAGATATCCATTATGAAGACTGGTTATACGAAACGTCACCAAGCCCGAAAGCCGCTGAAATGCGAATGAAAAATGTGTCGGACTTATACAGCTGGATAGTGGCGGATCTCGAAGGAGACAACTACGACAATGAAGAAAAAACGTTAAAAGAAGTGGTTCAGCGGCTTACGCTTCGAGACATGATGGAGCGAGGTGAAGACGACGATGATGCCGACCAAGTTCAATTGATGACGTTACATGCATCTAAAGGGTTGGAGTTTCCTTATGTTTACTTACTTGGTGCAGAAGAAGGCATTTTGCCGCACCAAACCAGTATTGATGAAGAGAATGTAGAAGAAGAAAGGCGGCTAATGTACGTAGGGATAACGCGTGCACAGAAGGAGCTCACGTTTACCATGTGCCGTGAACGCCGACAATATGGGGAATTGATCAAACCTCAACACAGCCGCTTTCTCGATGAACTGCCTTTTGATGATGTAGAGTGGGAACAAGCTAAAAAGAAAGTCTCACAAGAAGAAAGAATGGAAAAAGGTCAGGCGCATATTGCCAATTTGAAAGCGATGTTTAAAAAGTAG
- a CDS encoding c-type cytochrome — translation MDMSRRIIGLLAATITFSSFSFAAKVSQEEYDAISDRIKPVGQVYLAGSEPVSAEPKGPRDGASVYNVFCTACHGTGVSGAPIKGDAGQWASRIAQGMDVMTDHAINGFNAMPAKGACMDCSDEEIVAAINHMIEGL, via the coding sequence ATGGATATGTCACGTCGAATTATTGGCCTATTGGCTGCTACAATCACCTTCTCAAGTTTCTCTTTTGCAGCCAAAGTCAGCCAAGAAGAATACGATGCGATTTCAGATCGTATTAAACCTGTTGGTCAGGTATACCTTGCTGGAAGCGAGCCTGTTTCAGCAGAACCTAAAGGTCCTCGAGATGGCGCTTCAGTTTACAATGTATTCTGTACAGCCTGTCACGGTACTGGTGTCAGTGGTGCACCAATTAAAGGAGATGCAGGGCAATGGGCCTCGCGTATCGCCCAAGGTATGGATGTGATGACCGATCATGCCATCAATGGTTTCAACGCAATGCCTGCAAAAGGTGCGTGTATGGATTGCTCCGATGAAGAAATCGTCGCTGCCATTAACCATATGATCGAAGGTTTGTAA